A portion of the Pedobacter cryoconitis genome contains these proteins:
- a CDS encoding 3-hydroxyacyl-CoA dehydrogenase/enoyl-CoA hydratase family protein → MNKKINKVAVLGSGIMGSRIACHFANIGVEVLLLDIAPKELSPEETAKGLTLENPAVQNRIVNAALQNAIKTNPSPVYTKKVVNKITTGNFEADMSKIAGVDWIIEVVVENLDIKKKVFEQVEQFRKAGTLITSNTSGIPIHLMTEGRSDDFKANFCGTHFFNPPRYLRLLEIIPTPDTRPELVDFLMHYGDKFLGKTTVLCKDTPAFIANRVGVYSMMALLHLVEKLDLTVEEVDKFTGPALGRPKSATFRTSDVVGLDTMIKVSKGLYDNCPDDKAHDLFKLPDYVVKMEANKWLGDKTKQGFYKKTKTADGKTEILALDLKTLEYRVQQKVKSATLELTKPIENVRDRMKVFAAGKDKAAEVFRHSFFGLFEYVSDRIPEISDELYRIDDALRAGFGWDLGPFEVWDAVGIKESLEDMKKYGHEAAAWVHEMLAAGHTTFYKVEDGVKKYYDIPSKSYKALPGADSFIILDNIRTTKTIWKNSGASILDLGDGILNVEFHSKMNTIGGDTLQAINKAIDLAEKDYRGVVIGNDGANFSAGANVGMIFMMAVEQDWDELNMAIRAFQNTSMRIRYSSIPVVVAPHNLTLGGGCEFSLHADHVQLNAETYMGLVEFGVGVIPGGGGTKEFALRASDEYKDDQIVQNILKDRFLTIGMAKVSTSALEAYELGYLQKDKFSVSMNRSRLIADAKAKAIELADAGYTQPVRRKDIRVLGKQGLGIVYAGANTMYSGHYISEHDKKISEKLGYVMCGGDLSSPTEVTEQYLLDLEREAFLSLCGERKTLERIQSIVTKGKPLRN, encoded by the coding sequence ATGAACAAAAAGATAAATAAAGTAGCGGTATTAGGCTCCGGTATCATGGGCTCACGCATTGCTTGTCACTTTGCGAATATAGGTGTAGAAGTATTGTTGTTAGATATTGCACCGAAAGAACTCAGCCCTGAGGAAACAGCCAAAGGCTTGACGCTGGAAAATCCGGCAGTTCAGAACCGTATTGTCAATGCAGCTTTGCAAAATGCCATTAAAACTAATCCTTCCCCGGTTTATACCAAAAAGGTAGTCAACAAGATTACCACTGGTAACTTCGAGGCCGATATGTCTAAAATTGCCGGCGTAGACTGGATTATTGAAGTCGTAGTTGAAAATCTTGATATTAAGAAAAAAGTATTTGAACAGGTTGAGCAGTTCCGTAAAGCCGGAACGTTAATTACCTCCAATACTTCTGGTATCCCTATACATTTAATGACCGAAGGAAGAAGCGATGATTTTAAAGCTAATTTCTGTGGTACACACTTTTTTAATCCACCACGTTATCTGCGTTTACTGGAAATCATTCCTACTCCGGACACCAGGCCTGAGCTGGTAGATTTCTTAATGCACTATGGAGATAAATTTTTAGGTAAAACCACGGTTTTATGTAAAGATACGCCTGCATTCATCGCCAACAGAGTAGGCGTATATTCTATGATGGCTCTGCTGCACCTGGTAGAGAAACTGGACTTGACAGTAGAAGAAGTTGATAAATTTACGGGACCTGCTTTAGGCAGACCAAAATCAGCTACTTTCCGTACTTCTGATGTGGTAGGTTTAGATACGATGATTAAAGTATCCAAAGGACTTTATGATAACTGTCCTGATGATAAAGCTCATGATTTATTTAAGCTTCCTGACTACGTTGTTAAAATGGAAGCCAATAAATGGTTAGGGGATAAAACCAAACAAGGTTTCTATAAAAAAACAAAAACTGCTGACGGTAAAACAGAGATTTTAGCGCTTGATTTAAAAACACTGGAATACCGTGTTCAGCAGAAAGTGAAATCTGCTACGCTTGAACTGACTAAACCAATCGAAAACGTCAGAGACAGAATGAAAGTTTTTGCCGCTGGTAAGGATAAAGCAGCAGAAGTGTTCAGACATTCTTTCTTTGGCTTGTTTGAATATGTATCTGACAGGATCCCTGAAATTTCAGATGAACTTTACAGGATTGATGATGCCCTGCGTGCGGGATTCGGATGGGATTTAGGCCCGTTTGAAGTTTGGGACGCTGTAGGTATTAAAGAGTCATTGGAAGACATGAAAAAATATGGACATGAGGCTGCTGCCTGGGTTCATGAAATGCTTGCCGCTGGCCATACTACTTTTTACAAGGTAGAAGATGGCGTTAAAAAATATTACGATATTCCTTCTAAGAGCTATAAAGCATTACCAGGTGCTGATTCATTTATTATCCTGGATAATATCCGTACGACTAAAACAATCTGGAAAAACTCAGGTGCTTCTATTCTTGATTTAGGTGATGGAATATTGAATGTGGAATTTCATTCCAAAATGAATACCATCGGGGGCGATACCCTTCAGGCTATCAACAAAGCAATAGACTTGGCAGAAAAGGATTACAGAGGAGTAGTTATTGGTAATGATGGTGCCAACTTCTCGGCGGGTGCAAATGTTGGAATGATCTTCATGATGGCTGTAGAGCAGGATTGGGATGAGCTGAACATGGCAATCAGAGCATTCCAGAATACTTCGATGCGAATCAGATATTCTTCAATTCCGGTTGTGGTAGCTCCACATAACCTCACGCTGGGTGGTGGATGTGAATTCAGTTTACATGCGGACCATGTACAGCTGAATGCAGAAACTTATATGGGGCTGGTTGAATTTGGTGTAGGGGTGATCCCTGGCGGTGGAGGCACAAAAGAATTTGCCCTGCGTGCTTCTGATGAGTACAAAGATGACCAGATTGTTCAGAATATACTGAAAGATCGTTTCCTGACTATCGGAATGGCTAAGGTTTCTACCTCTGCGCTGGAAGCTTATGAATTAGGTTACCTGCAAAAAGATAAATTCTCTGTTTCTATGAACCGGAGCAGATTGATTGCGGATGCTAAAGCAAAAGCTATTGAACTGGCAGATGCTGGTTATACACAACCTGTGAGAAGAAAAGATATCAGAGTGCTGGGTAAACAAGGCTTAGGAATTGTTTATGCAGGTGCAAATACGATGTATTCGGGCCATTACATTTCTGAACATGATAAAAAGATATCAGAAAAACTGGGTTATGTAATGTGTGGCGGTGATTTGTCATCTCCTACAGAAGTAACCGAGCAGTATTTACTGGATCTGGAAAGAGAAGCTTTCTTATCACTTTGTGGTGAGCGGAAAACTTTAGAAAGGATTCAGAGTATTGTGACCAAGGGTAAACCACTTCGTAATTAA
- a CDS encoding acetyl-CoA C-acyltransferase: protein MQEAYIIAGLRTAVGKAPRGVFRFTRADDLAAEVIKQLVASVPNLDKDQIDDVIVGNATPEAEQGLNIGRMISLMGLDTVKVPGVTLNRYCASGLDTIATAVAKIKSGMADCIIAGGVEVMSGMPFGGWKVVPNYEVAKKNPDWYWGMGLTAEAVANEYKVSREDQDEFAFRSNMKAVEAIKNGHLKAGVAPITVTENYLDGQQKKKTRSYVVDTDEGPRADTSLDKLAKLKPVFAADGSVTAGNSSQTSDGAAFVIVVSESKLKELGVDPIARLVSYGVVGVPPRIMGIGPIEAIPLALKKAGLTLEQMDLIELNEAFASQSLAVVRTLGINQDIVNVNGGAIALGHPLGCTGAKLSVQLFHELKRRNGKYGMVTMCVGSGQGAAGIFELL, encoded by the coding sequence ATGCAAGAAGCATATATCATAGCAGGTTTACGTACAGCAGTGGGCAAAGCACCACGTGGCGTATTTCGTTTTACCAGGGCCGATGATCTGGCTGCTGAAGTCATCAAACAATTGGTAGCCTCAGTGCCTAATCTGGATAAAGATCAAATAGATGATGTCATTGTTGGTAATGCAACTCCGGAAGCAGAACAAGGATTAAATATAGGCCGTATGATTTCCCTGATGGGACTGGACACGGTTAAAGTTCCGGGTGTAACCTTAAACAGGTACTGCGCATCAGGATTGGATACCATAGCGACTGCGGTTGCTAAAATTAAAAGTGGAATGGCAGACTGCATTATCGCCGGTGGTGTTGAGGTCATGTCTGGTATGCCTTTCGGTGGATGGAAAGTAGTTCCTAATTACGAGGTCGCTAAAAAGAACCCGGACTGGTACTGGGGCATGGGGCTTACTGCCGAAGCTGTAGCCAATGAATATAAGGTGAGCAGAGAGGATCAGGATGAGTTTGCTTTCAGGTCAAATATGAAAGCAGTTGAGGCGATAAAAAATGGACATTTAAAAGCTGGAGTCGCACCAATCACAGTGACTGAAAACTATCTGGATGGTCAGCAAAAAAAGAAGACCAGAAGTTATGTTGTAGATACCGATGAGGGGCCGCGTGCGGATACTTCTCTGGATAAGTTAGCTAAGCTTAAACCTGTTTTTGCAGCTGATGGAAGTGTAACAGCTGGTAATTCTTCTCAGACTTCGGATGGTGCGGCTTTTGTGATCGTCGTTTCTGAAAGTAAGTTGAAAGAACTTGGGGTTGACCCTATTGCCCGCCTGGTGAGTTATGGTGTGGTAGGTGTTCCGCCAAGAATTATGGGTATTGGCCCGATTGAGGCTATTCCTCTGGCTTTAAAGAAAGCTGGTCTGACCTTAGAACAAATGGACTTAATTGAACTGAATGAAGCTTTTGCTTCTCAGTCACTGGCAGTGGTCAGAACTTTAGGCATCAATCAGGATATTGTAAACGTGAATGGCGGTGCGATTGCTTTAGGTCACCCGCTAGGCTGTACAGGTGCAAAACTTTCTGTGCAATTGTTCCATGAGCTGAAACGCAGGAATGGTAAATACGGAATGGTGACAATGTGTGTGGGTAGCGGACAAGGTGCTGCTGGTATTTTTGAACTTCTTTAG
- a CDS encoding acyl-CoA dehydrogenase family protein — METTDKTKVKGGEFLIKETTYQDVFIPEEFDEEQQMIAQTCRDFLTTEVYPNLDRIDKMEEGLMASLVTKAGELGLLGVSIPEEYGGFGKNFNTSMLVADVIGAGHSFAVAISAHTGIGTLPILYYGNEEQKAKYIPKLGSGEWKAAYCLTEPNSGSDANSGKTKAKLSADGKHYVINGQKMWITNGGFADIFIVFAKIDGDKNLTAFIVEREFGGVTMNPEEHKMGIKGSSTRQVFFNDCAVPVENMLSERENGFKIAVNILNIGRIKLAAAAVGASKAVISTAINYSNERIQFERPISKYGAIRYKIAEMATKVYAVESANYRAGQNIDDAYEALVAGGMDKSKAKLKSTEQFAVECAILKVWGSEALDYVVDEGVQIYGGMGFSADAPMDRAYRDARINRIFEGTNEINRLLTVDMMLKRAMKGELDLMTPATAVAAELMSIPDFGEEDDTLFAAEKKIIQNLKKATLMVAGAAVQKLMMSLSKEQEILMNIADMASYVYVAESVMLRTEKLVSLRGAEACEGQLNMMRIYFVEAVDALQKAGKEALWAFAEGDEQRMMLVGLKRFTKVEPFNVKDARQKVAQQLIAENKYCF; from the coding sequence ATGGAAACTACAGACAAAACAAAAGTAAAAGGTGGCGAGTTCCTGATTAAGGAAACCACATACCAGGATGTATTTATTCCTGAAGAATTTGATGAAGAACAGCAAATGATTGCACAGACGTGCAGGGATTTTCTGACAACGGAAGTATACCCTAACCTGGACCGCATTGATAAAATGGAAGAAGGGCTGATGGCTTCACTGGTAACTAAAGCAGGTGAATTAGGCTTGTTGGGTGTTTCTATTCCTGAAGAGTACGGTGGTTTCGGTAAAAACTTTAATACTTCTATGCTGGTTGCTGATGTAATTGGTGCTGGTCATTCGTTTGCAGTTGCAATTTCTGCACATACAGGTATTGGTACTTTACCTATTCTTTATTATGGAAATGAAGAGCAGAAAGCGAAATATATTCCAAAATTGGGTTCGGGTGAGTGGAAAGCAGCTTACTGTTTAACAGAGCCAAATTCAGGATCCGATGCAAACTCTGGTAAAACTAAAGCAAAGTTATCAGCAGATGGTAAACATTATGTAATTAATGGTCAGAAAATGTGGATCACCAATGGTGGTTTTGCTGACATCTTTATTGTATTCGCGAAAATCGATGGTGATAAAAATCTAACTGCATTTATTGTGGAGCGTGAGTTTGGTGGGGTAACGATGAACCCTGAAGAGCATAAAATGGGGATCAAAGGATCGTCAACACGTCAGGTATTTTTCAACGATTGTGCAGTACCTGTAGAAAATATGCTTTCAGAGCGTGAAAACGGATTTAAGATTGCTGTTAATATTTTAAATATTGGCCGTATTAAATTGGCTGCTGCTGCTGTCGGAGCTTCGAAAGCGGTGATCAGTACTGCAATCAATTATTCAAATGAGCGTATCCAGTTTGAGCGCCCGATTTCAAAGTATGGTGCTATTCGTTATAAGATTGCCGAAATGGCAACCAAAGTTTATGCGGTAGAGTCTGCTAATTATCGTGCAGGTCAGAATATTGACGATGCCTATGAGGCATTGGTTGCTGGCGGTATGGATAAGAGTAAGGCAAAATTAAAGTCTACAGAGCAATTTGCTGTAGAATGTGCGATCCTTAAAGTCTGGGGTTCTGAAGCGTTGGATTATGTAGTGGATGAAGGTGTTCAGATTTATGGTGGAATGGGCTTCTCTGCCGATGCCCCAATGGACAGAGCATACCGTGATGCAAGGATCAACAGGATTTTTGAAGGAACAAACGAAATCAACAGGTTATTAACTGTTGATATGATGTTGAAAAGAGCAATGAAAGGTGAATTAGACTTAATGACCCCGGCAACTGCTGTAGCTGCCGAATTAATGTCTATTCCTGATTTCGGTGAAGAGGATGATACGCTTTTCGCAGCGGAGAAAAAAATCATTCAGAACCTGAAAAAAGCAACCTTAATGGTTGCCGGAGCTGCAGTTCAGAAGCTAATGATGAGCCTTTCTAAAGAACAGGAAATCCTGATGAACATTGCAGATATGGCAAGTTATGTTTACGTAGCGGAGTCAGTGATGTTGAGAACAGAGAAGCTGGTTAGTTTAAGAGGGGCTGAAGCTTGTGAAGGACAACTGAATATGATGCGTATCTATTTTGTTGAAGCGGTTGATGCTTTACAAAAAGCTGGAAAAGAAGCTTTGTGGGCTTTTGCTGAAGGCGACGAACAACGCATGATGTTGGTAGGACTAAAAAGATTTACTAAAGTAGAGCCATTTAATGTGAAAGATGCACGTCAGAAAGTTGCACAACAACTGATTGCTGAGAATAAATATTGTTTTTAA
- a CDS encoding FKBP-type peptidyl-prolyl cis-trans isomerase: MFKIKTLLLLIAAACAFAACKTAPAYDKAAQLAIDDDLIKIYIDSVNKVAVGAAKITALKTPEGLYYQIYDGGKGSATYEPTDTIRMRYTGSTIKQLLYDMTPVVTDDLVPKFVFGSAIEGLQKGLRMIQPGGHIRLIIPSTMAYQNRVVPAIQQSNRLPSFLPANSILDFDIQLIEVKKYVPIVQPK; the protein is encoded by the coding sequence ATGTTTAAAATCAAAACTCTGTTATTGTTGATAGCCGCCGCTTGTGCTTTTGCAGCCTGTAAAACAGCTCCTGCTTATGATAAAGCTGCGCAATTAGCAATTGACGATGATTTGATTAAAATATATATAGATTCTGTTAACAAGGTGGCTGTAGGAGCTGCAAAAATAACAGCACTAAAGACTCCTGAAGGTTTATATTACCAGATTTATGACGGAGGTAAAGGTAGCGCAACTTATGAACCGACAGATACAATAAGAATGCGTTATACCGGAAGTACCATCAAGCAGTTGTTATATGATATGACTCCGGTAGTCACTGACGATCTGGTTCCGAAATTTGTTTTTGGCTCCGCTATAGAAGGCTTGCAAAAAGGACTCCGCATGATCCAGCCGGGTGGGCATATCAGATTAATTATACCTTCAACGATGGCTTATCAAAACAGGGTAGTTCCTGCAATACAACAAAGCAACAGATTACCTTCATTTTTGCCTGCAAATTCAATATTGGATTTTGACATTCAATTAATCGAAGTAAAAAAATACGTACCAATAGTCCAACCAAAATAA